A segment of the Bacteriovorax sp. PP10 genome:
CTTCCTTTGATTAATAAATGCTCGCGGTTGATTTCTTCTACAACAACACCTGAAATCTTATCTGTGTCTGCTGAAGAATCAGCTGCAGCGGTTGCAGCTGCTGGGGCACCGGGTGCTGCCGCCGCAGGAGTCGCTACAGATGCAGGAGCTTTTCCACTATTTTCATATGGGTTTTCAGGGAAAGCACGCTTTAGTTCAAGAGTGATCTCGTTTCTAAGTTTTGTAAGAACATTAATTTGAATAATGTCTCCAGAACTTTTACTTTTGCTTGTTGAAAATAAGAAGGCATTAGCGTCTCCGCCGCCCCATAAGCTTCCATCATTTCCAGTGTCAGTTAAATCACTGGCCGTTGTTCTCTTAAGAGCAACTCGCTCGTCTTGATATTGTCTTTTTACTTCAGGGTTAACCATTTTTTGTGTGTTTGTTGAAACTTCACCGCGGTCTCTTCCTGGCTTGTTATAAACAGAAGACGTTCTTCTTTTTGTATTTTTTCTGTATTGGTCGAATTGATCTGGATACACCTGATTATCTTCTTCAGCATCCGCAGCGACTCTTTCTTGACGATCGAGGTCTTTATACATGTTATCGACGAACGATCCGCACGATGTAAGTAGAGTTAGAGAAGACATAAGGATTAGGCTTGTAAATTTCATAGTTCGATCACCACTTTGTTAAAGTCGACAACTTTTCCAGCTATATTTTTATTATTAGGACCTTTTAGTTCAATCACTTCACCAAAATGAGCAGAACGCAGAGGCATTGCTGTCTTTTGAAGAGAGATACTTTGACTCACAAGAGTCACGCTGACAGGGGTTCCGTAGTTAATCAGGTTTACCGCTTGTAAATCTAAATTAGAAACAACTGCATTTTGAACGATGGTCTTATTTGATTTATAAAAACCAATATTATCCAGAGTCGTCAGAGCATTTTCAGGAGTCATCGTCATAACTTCTTCGAAATAGAAGTCGTTGGCATCTAAAGTTTTTTGTTGAAAGCTGATATTTCTTTTTGCTTTTACTACTTTCACTTTTGCCATAATTTTTGAAGAAAACCACAGTGTTCTGCTGGTGTTTGAAACAACGTTAGCGACATCAATCTTAATATTTTTTTCACCAAAACTCTGGCATGAATCACAAACGGCTCTCATTTGTTCACCTTCAGATAATCCAAGCGAGGTGATTCCATTGAGAGATCTTGCTTGTGAGAAATAAAGATTAGAGTCGGGGATTAGCTGGTCTCTTAAAGCAGCATTGAAATCAAGAAGAGAGAGTTTTTTCGTTGTGAAGTGAATTTGCACATCAGAGAATTCTTTTTGAAGTTCTGATTTAAGAAAATCACTACCTACAGTTCCTTCTGAGCTAGATACAAGAGAAGCAAGTTTATTAGAAATTTCAGGAGAGCAAGTCGAGTCTTTAACTAAATCTCTCGCTTGAAGTGCTTGGTTAGCATTCAATCGATAGATTTTAGAAAACAGCTCAATTTCACACTCAGAAGCGTAAAGGTTGAAAGATGTGAATAGTAAAATTGAGAAAAAATATTTCATTAAACTATTTACCTGATGTTGTTAATTGTTTGCATCATTTGATCGGCCACACCCATAACTTTTGAGTTCATCTCATAAGCTCTTTGTGCGCGAATCAAATCAGTCATTTCTGTCATCGGGCTTACGTTAGAAGCTTCAAGCGCTCCTTGCATAATCGCTCCAGCACTATCCATTCCAGGAATTCCTTGAACTGGCTGGCCGCTTGAAAGTGAAATTTGATAAAGGTTCATACCAGTCGATTTTAATCCTACCGGGTTTACAAAAGTGAAAATGGGCATCTGACCAACTTCTGTCGGAGTCGCTCCACCTTTAGTGAAGGCTTCCATTTTTCCATCTTCAGAAATTGAAACTGTCGACGTATTAGGTGGGAAACTAAATCCCGGATAAATTTTGTAACCTTGTTTATTAACTAATTGTCCTTGAGCATCGACGTTGAATGATCCATCACGTGTGAACTTTAATTCACCGTTTGGCATGATGACTCCGAAGAATCCATCACCGTTTATCATAAGATCGAAAGGGTTGTTTGTGATTTGAGGAGCACCATTAGTAAATTCTTTTCTAACAGAAGACACTCTCGCTCCAGAACCAACTTGCGTTCCTACGTTGTAAGTTGTCGAGGCAGAAGACCTTGCTCCTGCTTCTTGAACTGTTTCATAAGTAAGGTCGTCGATTTCTGTACGACCTCTTTTAAATCCAGTCGTGTTAACGTTCGCGATATTGTTAGAAATCGTGTTGACGTTAGTTTCCTGGGCACTCATTCCCGAAGCTGCCGTGTGAAGGGCCTTAAGCATTGCCTGCGCTTCCTGCATAGTCGCCAAACTAATCGTCATCAGAAAGATTTTAGTCATTTTATTTTTCAAAACTCACACCCTCTTAAAATTTAGATATTTCGTTAACTGCTTTCGCACTCATTGTGTCGTAGGTCTTAATTACTCTTTGAATCGATTCGAAATTTCGGTTCGCATTAATAAGATTCGACATTTCCCCAACAGCGTTGACGTTTGATTGCTCAACAAAGCCCTGGTGAACGCTGGTTTTTGACTCACCAACTTTAATATTTTTTTGATCTGGATTAATGAAAAGGTTGTTACCTTCTTTTCTTAGAGCGTGAATATCGTTGAATTCTGTAAGGGCAAGATCACCGACTTTATTTTGTCCGTTGAAAACTTCACCATCAAGACTGACTGAGAATTTTCCGGTACCAATATTGATCGCGCGTGATTCAGGAGCTGTTGCTAGATTTAATTTACCATCGGCCGTAGCTATTGGTGGAGCGTCTTTAGAGAGAACTAAAAACCCTTGATCAGTCACCAGTTTTCCATCATTGCTAATACTGAAAGCGCCGTTTCGTGAAAAACGAACACCATTAGGAGTCAGGACTTCGTAAAATCCCGGACCACTTAAAGCATTATCAAAAAAGTTTCCAGTTTGTGCGAGCTGACCTTGTTCGTGAACTGTATATGAGCCGTCGACTTTCACAAAAGAGTCTTCAGCATTATAAGAGCGGTAAAAGTCTTCGGGCTTCCATTCTTTTTGTGGAAGATCGATTCCTTGTTGGTCGCCACCTTTCTCCAGAGCAGCTAAGTACTCCTTAAAGACGACTTGGTCCCTCTTAAATCCCGGTGTATTTATATTTGCCACGTTATTAGCGATTGTCTCAACATTTCTTTGTTGAGCAATTGCGCCTGATAGTGGCACCCAAAGTTCTCTCAAAAGTTTCCTCCGATTTGAGATGGACTATTAAGTTAACTATAGCGTGCGTGGTGCCAATATCCCTACATAGGTAAAATTATCCCTCTAAAGCGCTTCCAAGTAAGTGCCCGATAATGTATCTTTACACTAAGATGACATTAGGAAGAAGCGGAAGATTTAGATCGTTAGGTGTGTAATTTTTGACACATTATACAGGTCTAAAAAAGTCAGCTAATGAAATTGAGTTTTACCCTAAATAAAGAGGCACATAATGACTAAGAAGAAATCTTTTGAAGATTCATTGAAAGAGCTGGAAAATATAGTATCCAAACTAGAATCTGGTGAACTGCCGCTTGAAAAAAGCTTAGAAGAATTTGAAGTGGGCACACGTTTATACAAAGAGTGTAAAGACCAGTTATCAATTGCGGAAAAAAAGATCGCTCTATTAACAGATAGTTTAAAAGAAGAAGAACTTTAGATGAAAAGAATATTTCTCTGCTCTTTATTAATCGTGCTTACAGCTTGTTCTGGAATCCAGCAGCTGCCGCCTAAACCAGTTCCGGGATCACAACCAGCAGCACATCAAAATGCTCCTGCTCAAGTTGATATAGGGCTGACAGATGAGATTGGTATTAATGGTGGATCAACTCCGCAATTAATTCCCAACGAAGAAACTGTTCGTCTGGGAGACAGGGGGGGAGATATTTTCACACCAGTTGAAGACTCGGCAACAATTGGCCAGGGCGTTTCAAAAAAACTACGTATCGGACTGAGTTTAGGCCCGGGTCTTTACCGTACGATTAATTACGTTTCCCTTTTAAAGTTTTTAGAAAGACAAAACCTGAATCCGCAAGTGATTACAGGAACTGGTTTCGGTGCCATCGTTGCAGCAATGTACGCGAGTGGTATGACTCCTGAAGTGATTGAGTGGAACTTCTACCGCTACTTCAAAGAAAAAAGAAAATATCGCCCATATGAATCTGAATGGCTGGAAGAAGTAGATAATCTTTTATTAGATAAACTAAAAAATAAAACAATTCAGGATACTCCTAAAAAGTTTTACATCACTCTTTATAACTCAAAGACAAAGAAGACTTATTATTTCGATAAAGGAAATATCCGCGAGTTACTTCTATTAAACTTAAAGTTAAGCAATTCAGTTGATCTTAGAAAACCTGGAATCCAATACACTACTGCTTTTGAAAATGAAGTTTTCAATGCAGGACTTATGAAGAGACTAGGTGTGGACTTTGCTATCGGTGCTGACGTTCTAGGTTCAAAGTTTGATTTTGAAGATTCAAATGAATTCCTGATTGGGGTTTTCGGCAGAGCTGCCGGAAGAATCACTCGAGAGAAAAAAGGTTTTGATTATTTCTATTCAATCCCACTTCAGAAAATGAGTTTAGATTCAACTGAAAACGGGGCGTTCTATTTATTAAAAACTCAAGAATATGTTGAAGCACAGTCGAGTCGACTTAAAAAATTGATTCAACAAAAAATTTCTTCGGGTAAAGCAGCTGAGTAAAAGGATTTACAAGGATCGATGATGAAGAGTTTAATCGTTAGAATTATCTTCGCACTACTGGGAGTTGGACTCCTGGCCGGAATGACGGGTGCATTGGCATTTACATATTTCAATCTGGACTTACCAAAGATTGATAAACTTCAGGATTATAAGCCAAATCTTGCTTCGCAAATTATCTCAAAAGATGGAGTGATCCTGGCCGAACTTGGTCTGGAGAAAAGAGAAATCGTTGAGATGAAAGATGTCCCTCAAAGAGTGATCGATGCATTCTTATCGGCTGAAGATGATAAATTCTTCGAGCACAAAGGTGTCGACTATTGGGGATTATCGCGTGCGATGTTTGCAAACTTTAAAGCGGGGAGAGTTGTGCAGGGTGGATCGACGATCACTCAGCAGGTTGCCAAATCCCTTCTACTTAGTTCTGAGCGCTCAATCACCAGAAAGTTAAAAGACTTTATTCTTGCCCAAAGAATTGAAGAAAAATTAACCAAAAAAGAAATTCTCTATTTATACCTGAACCAGGTTTATCTTGGTGGTGGTTATTACGGTGTTAAAGCGGCCGCTCGTGGATATTATAATAAAGAACTAAAGAATATGACGGTTGCTGAATCAGCAATGCTGGCAGGTCTTCTGGTTGCTCCAGGGAAGTATTCACCTTTTGTGAACCCCCACGCAGCGAGAATGAGACAAGGTTATGTTTTAGGGCGTATGCACACCCTGAAAAAAATTACCGATGCTCAATATAAAGAAGCCTTGAAAGAGCAGACTGTTTATCACATTAATGAAGACATTCTTAAGGCCGGGTATTTTACAGAATGGGTAAGACAAAAAGTTGTTGAAGCTGTTGGAGAAAAATCATTCTTAGTTGATGGATTTAAAATTAAAACAACTCTTGATTGGGATCTGCAACAAGTTGCAGAAGATCAAATTCAAAGAGGGATTAAAGAAATTGATAAGCGTCAGGGATACAAAGGCCCATTCGCTCATATCGGAAATGAAGAGTTCGAGAAGTTTGAAAAACAAGCAAGAAAAACGCTGTTCAAAAACAAATCAACTTTTTTCACGATCAATGAAAAGAACGAAAAAATCTATGAGTACCATTTCGATGAGAAAGCTTACGATCAGATGAGATCAGAGATTACAGATCAGGAAACTGCTTCTGGAGATGAAAACTTTGTCCATGGTTTAGCTGCCAATGACAACATCATCAACACTCTAAAAACAAACACTCAATATGAAGCAGTTATTACAAAAGTTGATGATGGACTAAGATTAATTCACGTCTCTCTTGCTGGATCGCCTGGGATTATTCCTTTTGATTATTTCAAATGGGCCCACAAGAGAAGTATCAACGAAAACACTGGTTACTATCAGGAAGTTTCAAAACCTTCGACGATTTTGCGTGTAGGGGATTTAGTCTACGTTCAGATGGTTAAAAACTCTGTGCAGTTAGCTCCTTATTTAAATAAAGATGGAACGGCCCTTCTAACAAAAATGAAGAGTGCTGCTTTAGTGCGCAATCAAAAATACATTTTATGTCAGCTTGATCAAGTGGCCGAAGTTCAAGGTGCAATCTTTTCAATGGATGCTAAAACGGGTGACATCGTAAGCTACGTTGGAGGAAGCAATTACAATACTTCTAAATTCAATCGTGTTGTTCAGGCCAAGAGACAACCAGGTTCTTCATTTAAGCCAATCCTTTTTGCAGCTGCACTGGAAAATGGATACACGCCTTCAACCATCATCATGGATACACCAGAAGCAATGCCAGGGTTTGACTCTGCTTCAAGCTGGAAACCAAAAAACTATGATGGAGGTTATAAAGGGCCGGTTACATTCCGTCAGTCTTTGGAAGAATCAAGAAACATTCCGACAATTAAAATCGCTGATAAAGTTGGTGTAAGTAATATTCTAAAATTCGCCAACAGAATTGGATTCAACGCTAAGCTTGAGGCTAACCTAAGTATCGCTCTTGGAACTTTTGGAGTTTCTCCTCGCGATATGGTGACAACTTATGCAATTTTCGCCAATGGTGGACGTTTTGTTACACCAAGAGGGATTGTTTCAGTTGTTGACCGCGATGGAAAAAAATACGCCATTAATGAAGTTGAAAAAGATATGAAAATTCCGGCATCAGTTGATGAAGAAAAATCAGCTGACGAAATTGGAGTGGCACAAACTGGAAATCCATACACAAGAAATCTTTCGGGAAGACAAGTGTACGATCCACGTTTAGCTTATGTAATGTCGAACCTTTTAAGAGGTGTTATTTCTTCTGGTACCGGTGGAGCTGCTCGCGAGCTTGGGCCAAACGTAGCAGGGAAAACTGGGACAACGAACGACTATATTGATGCTTGGTTTGTTGGGTTTACTCCTAATATTGTGACAGCAGTATGGACAGGATTTGATGACAACAAGACTCTAGGCTTCGGTGAAACTGGTGGACGTTCACCTATTTCCGTATGGAAAGAGTATATGCGCGCGACAATAAGAAAATACGGCGACGATTCATTTGAAGTACCGGCCGGAATTACTCAAGCATGGATTGAGAAAAAAACTGGTCGTAAAGTTGCACCTAATTCAGCAGGATCTATATTGGAGTCTTATGCAGAAATGCCGGACATTCCAGTGGAAGAAGGTGGAACTGCTCAAAAAACAAGGCCATTAGGCGATGATGAGTATTTTGAAAATCAATAGACGATAAATTAAGTTATGGCCGGAAAATCTTAAGGAGACTCCGGCTTAACTTTTGTCTCCCTTTTTCCGATAATATCCTTATAGAGTCTCGTCACGGGTGACGACTGATTGGTGAATTAAGGAAGAAATATGAAATTACTAAAAATTGACCGCCAAAAAATTTCGTATTCATTCCTATTTTCGATGGCCATTCACTTTAGTTTTTTAGCTTTCATGGTGAAGGTTAATACAGAAAATCATTTCGTAACTCCCAACGAACAACTTTTAAAAGCAGCAAAACTTGCAGATAAAGGTAACTCATTCGACTCAGTAAAAATCATCTCAAAAAAACAACTTCAAGCGATCAAAGACAGCCAGAATAAACAGGTCGTTGCCAATGAAACAAATGGCAAGCTCGATCGCCCGCTAGATTCACGTTTTTTAGGTGAAAAAGACCAGACGTTCGAGCGTCAGACAATTGCTCGCGCTAATGGATCTTTTAAAGAGGCCGGATTAGGTAAAAAAACAGGCTCTAAAACGACACTTGCTCAAGCTGAACCGAAAGCTCAGAAAGTAGCAACAACACCGCCCAAAAAGGCCAAAAAACAACTTACACTGAGTGATCTTGGTGGATTTAAGATGGCCGATGTAGAAAAAATGCAAAAAGAGGCCGAAACTCTGGATGAAATGACGAAAACTCTGGCAAAAGAATCTGTCGCTGGAGCTGAAGGTGTTGATAGAGGAAAACTAGGGAAAACTGGTCTTGCTCAAAACAATGACTTCGTTGAAGAAGTTCCATTGGGAGATATGACGAATCTAAATACGACAGAGTTTAAATACTATGGATTCTATCACCGCATCCGCCAGAAATTAGAACAACACTGGGGAAGCTCAATTAAAGACAAAGCTAAAAACTTATACCGTTCAGGTAGAAGAATGCCGGCGAGTGAAAACCTAATCACGTCCGTAGCAGTGACTCTTGATGAAACAGGAAAAATTGTAGATATGCAGATTGAAGGAACTTCTGGAGTAAGAGAACTCGATCAAGCAGCGATCGAGTCCTTTAATAAAGCTGGCCCGTTCCCAAACCCTCCGAAAGGTTTATTAGTTGGCGGCAGGGCCACAATTCAATGGGGATTCGTAGTCAAATCTTAGAATCGTTTAAAAATACCATCTACGTCGTTGCTATCGTCTTTCGTTCGTCGAAGTACTAACGTACATCTCCTCTCTCAATCCTCTGCGCCTAGCATCTGGCACTTTTAAACAATTCTAAAAATTAGTGTTGGATATTATTTTTTAGAAGGTCTTTCAGTTTCCCGATTCCTTCCATTAGAACGTAATCGTTCCAAATCGAATCTAGCTCTCTTAGCGTTTCAATAATTGAAATCGCAGCTTGATCCTTAGACATTTTTTCTTCTTCAGCTAAGTGATCAACAGCAACTAGTAATGCGTTCATAACTGGAGAGTTACAAGTCTTCGCAAGTCTTTCTTCATAACTAGCATTGATTCTTTTCTCTTTGCTTTTTATGACTGCAGTATTGAGAAGCTGAATTGCGTCCTGTTTTTCAGACATCATATAATAGTGGATCCCATTCGATTTTTATTATCAGTTCTTTGTGTAGGACAGAAGTATGGTGTTTTTAATAATCTTCGTAAAGATTTTTTTAGGCAAAATTTTTTCTGAGAAATCAATCATAGTCTGAAAAAAATTCTAAATAATTTCACACGTAAAATTAAGTATTTTTTAAGTTTTTACTGCGTAAATTACACTCGCAAAATACCTCTTTCAAAGTATTTTGCGAGTAAGTTATCGAAAGTTTTAAATTACAAAAGAATTATAGTGTTGATAGAAAATTTTGGTAGTCAGACGCAGAAAGTAGAGAATTTAGCTCAGCAGGATTGCTAAGTTTGATTTTAATCAACCAAGCGTTTCCATATGGCTCAGCATTGCAAAGTTCAGGAGCGTTTACCACTTCTGCATTTGTCGCTAAAACAGTTCCCGCTAATGGCGAAAAAAGATCAGATACAGATTTAATTGATTCAACAACACCAAAAGTTTGGTGACTATTTAGTGTCTTACCTACTTCTGGAAGTTCAACGAAAACGATATCTCCAAGTGCTGATTGTGCAAAATCAGTAATACCGATAGTTACAGTATCTCCTTCAACTTTTGCCCATTCATGGTCTTTTGTGTACTTCAGTTCCGATGGAATAGTGTTACTCATTACTTGTGTCCTCCGTTTACGAAAGCTTTCGTGTGAAAGTTCGCTTCATAGTTAGTATTTCTAATGTTGATTAAGTATTTTTTATCAGCAGGAGCTTTCGCTTTTTCAATGAGAGCAAGTGCCACGCCTTTACCAGTCACAACTGACATTGTTCCCGATGTTACTGTTCCAACTTTTTGTCCTTCAGTGTTTAAAACGTCATATCCTTCGCGAGGAATACCGCGCTCAAGAGATAATTTTACTAATTGGAATTTGGGTTTGTAGGCTTCAAGCGCTGCTTTACCAATAAAATCAGCTTTCGCCATTTTCACAGTCCATCCAAGGCCAGCATCAAGTGGAGTCACTGTATCGTTGATTTCATGCCCGTATAGAGGGTAACAAACTTCAACACGTAACACGTCTCTAGCTGCTAATCCACAAGGTCTAACACCATTGAAGATTAACTTATCCCATAAGTGTCTTGCATAGTGGTGGCTTGAGAAAACTTCAAATCCATCTTCCCCAGTGTATCCAGTGCGAGCAACGATAATTTTCTCACCTTCGTGAGTTGTTTCCAGGATTGAGTAGTATGGGAAGTCTGTTGGAAGTTTTATTCCAAAGTCGCGTAAAATTAATTCAGCTTTTGGCCCCTGAAGCGCAATGAGAGAGAAATCATCTGAAAGATTTGATAGTTCGCAGTTGAAAGATCCAACTTTAGAACTGATCCATTCCCAGTCTTTAGCGATATTAGAAGCGTTCACACAAATTAAAACGCGGTCTGTGCCTAATTTGTAAGCGATTAAGTCATCAATCACTGTTCCATCTTCACGGCAAAGTGGAGAGTAAACAGCTTTTAATATCTCTGCGTTTTTAAAATCATTTGTTACAATATGATCAACGAATGCAATCGCATCCGGACCAATAACAAAAAATTCTCCCATGTGACTAACATCGAAAACACCAGCGTGTTCTCTTACGGCCATTACTTCTTCTTTAACTGAAGAGTATTGTAGTGGCATATCGTAGCCAGCAAACGGCGCCATTTTAGCATTTAGTGCAAGGTGCGCTTCATGCAATGAAGTTTTTAAAAGTGTCATTGTGTATCTCCTAGAAGAAAAGAGTTCTAAAGAGATAACCTGTTTTTACTAGCTTGTAAAAGGTTTTGCGCTAGTGAAACAATGGTCATTGGACCCACTCCACCAGGAACTGGAGTGATGGCAGAAACGTGATCGACAACTTTTTCAAAGTAAACGTCGCCGCATAACTGGCCTTGAGTGTCAGTGTTCATACCAACATCGATAATAACTTGATTTTTATTAGCAGAAAGATAACTTTCATCAATAAAGTTAGCCTTACCAATTGCACTGACAAGAATGTCACATTTTTTTGTAAGATCTTTTAGATTTTCTGTGTGCGAATGACAAAGAGTTACTGTCGCATTGTGATTTGTAAGAAGCATTGCAAGAGGTTTTCCGACAATCATACTTCTACCGATAATCACCACGTGTTTTCCAGCAACACTAATTTGGCTTTCTTGCATCAAAGTAAGAATTCCCTTGGGCGTACAAGAAATAAAATCGTGTTGGTCACCGTTATTACTTAAAAGAGCATAAAGATTTTCCGGATGAAATCCATCAACGTCTTTTTCCTTTTTAACTAAACGTCCTACGTCTAAATGCGAAAGATGTTTAGGCAACGGCATTTGAATAATACAGCCATGAACTGAATCATCGCTGTTAATTTCATTAATTGTGTTTAGGAATTCAGCTTCAGAAATTTTTTCATCAAGAGTAACGATTTCACAAAGTGCACCGATTTTCTCACAGAATTTTTTCTTGCTTGTAGTGTAAATGACACTTGCGGGATCTGAACCAACCAGTACGACTTTCATAGAAGGAAAAATATTTTTTTCCTTTAGTGCCTTACATTCAGATTTAAGGCCTTTCGTGATCAGTTTTCTAACTGAGGCAGAATGAAGTAGTTGACTCATGCGTGAATGATACTAATTTATAGATCTTTTTACAAAGAAAAAAAACTTAAGTACGATTGAATTATCGAGGGATATTATGTTTTTTTATGTTGGTCTTGGGATGCAGTTAGTTGGGTTCGCTTCTGTTGGACTGTGTCTATTTGCTGGTCTTGCTAAAGGTGATTACGGAAAACTTGAATTGATCCAATTAATCGGTGGATCGTTGATGTTTTATATCGGAACTTTTGTCAAAGGCCGAGGTGCTAAGTGATTATTCTTGGAATTGACCCGGGATCGAGAAAAGCAGGTTATGCTTTAATTGATGTTCAGGGAAAAAAGATTTCTTACATCGCTTCAGGTGTTCTAAAATATGATCACGTTGACGAATTCTTAGAAAGACTAGGAATGATTTATCAAACGTGTGACGAGTTAATGAATAGGTATCAACCGGATGAAGTTTCAGTTGAAGCACTTATTTATGTAAAAAGTGTCGATGCTTTAAGTAAACTTGCTCAGGCAAGAGGAGCGATGATCGCAGCTTTCTCCCGTACAAGACTGGGGAAAATTTACGAATATGCACCAAATGCTGTGAAGTCATCGGTTACCGGTCACGGACATGCAGATAAAGACGCCATCAATAAAGCGATGACGATGATGTTTGGAAAATTAACTTTCAAAACATCAGATGAATCAGATGCCCTGGCGATTGCTGTTTGCCACGCACTTAACCGCAATATGAAATTAAGATTAATGGGGAAGACCGTATGATAGGATTTTTAACTGGCGAAGTTCTTTTTAGTGATGGAAGTGAATCAATCATTCAAACATCATCTGGAATCGGCTACCAGGTTTTCTACAATAAAGTTTTAGTTGAAGGAACTCTGGCAGCAATCTACGTTGCCCACATTGTTAAAGAAGACTCTGAAACGCTTTTTGGTTTTGGATCTCTTCGCGCAAAAAAACTTTTCGAAATGCTCTTAAGTGTAAAAGGAATCGGCCCTAAATCGGCCTACAACCTTATTTCTAATATCGGTGTGAACGAAATCATCAATGCCGTAAACCTTGAAGCTAAAGCAACGTTAACGAAAGTTCCGGGTCTTGGCGCTAAAGGTGCTGCTCAAATCGTTCTCGATTTAGCAGGGAAAATCGACCGCGTGAAAATGTATAGTGACTCTTCAAAAATTATTCGTGGCGGACTTGCTCCGGCCGCGAAATTAGATTTCTTATCAATGGAAGAAGTTGGCTTTGTTGAAGAAGTGGTAAAAGCAGGAGCGACTGGTCAGCACGAAATTATGAATGACACTCTTATGGCCTGCAAAGAACTGGGCTTTAGAGAAGATAAGATCATTCCCATCGCTCAGAAAATTCTCGGCGCAAATTTAATCACAAAACCAGAGCAGTTAATCCATCTGGTTCTTAAAGAATTATAAAATATGATTTTTGATAACGAAGACAATGCCCGTATGGTCGGTGGGGAATCCCACAATGAAGAATTCAAACATGAAGTTCTTCTGCGCCCAACTGATTTCAG
Coding sequences within it:
- a CDS encoding flagellar basal body L-ring protein FlgH yields the protein MKFTSLILMSSLTLLTSCGSFVDNMYKDLDRQERVAADAEEDNQVYPDQFDQYRKNTKRRTSSVYNKPGRDRGEVSTNTQKMVNPEVKRQYQDERVALKRTTASDLTDTGNDGSLWGGGDANAFLFSTSKSKSSGDIIQINVLTKLRNEITLELKRAFPENPYENSGKAPASVATPAAAAPGAPAAATAAADSSADTDKISGVVVEEINREHLLIKGRKNVLFKNRKRMVEVQALVSRKDIQDNDSVSSDAILESNVTVVR
- a CDS encoding flagella basal body P-ring formation protein FlgA, whose translation is MKYFFSILLFTSFNLYASECEIELFSKIYRLNANQALQARDLVKDSTCSPEISNKLASLVSSSEGTVGSDFLKSELQKEFSDVQIHFTTKKLSLLDFNAALRDQLIPDSNLYFSQARSLNGITSLGLSEGEQMRAVCDSCQSFGEKNIKIDVANVVSNTSRTLWFSSKIMAKVKVVKAKRNISFQQKTLDANDFYFEEVMTMTPENALTTLDNIGFYKSNKTIVQNAVVSNLDLQAVNLINYGTPVSVTLVSQSISLQKTAMPLRSAHFGEVIELKGPNNKNIAGKVVDFNKVVIEL
- the flgG gene encoding flagellar basal-body rod protein FlgG: MTKIFLMTISLATMQEAQAMLKALHTAASGMSAQETNVNTISNNIANVNTTGFKRGRTEIDDLTYETVQEAGARSSASTTYNVGTQVGSGARVSSVRKEFTNGAPQITNNPFDLMINGDGFFGVIMPNGELKFTRDGSFNVDAQGQLVNKQGYKIYPGFSFPPNTSTVSISEDGKMEAFTKGGATPTEVGQMPIFTFVNPVGLKSTGMNLYQISLSSGQPVQGIPGMDSAGAIMQGALEASNVSPMTEMTDLIRAQRAYEMNSKVMGVADQMMQTINNIR
- a CDS encoding flagellar hook-basal body protein yields the protein MRELWVPLSGAIAQQRNVETIANNVANINTPGFKRDQVVFKEYLAALEKGGDQQGIDLPQKEWKPEDFYRSYNAEDSFVKVDGSYTVHEQGQLAQTGNFFDNALSGPGFYEVLTPNGVRFSRNGAFSISNDGKLVTDQGFLVLSKDAPPIATADGKLNLATAPESRAINIGTGKFSVSLDGEVFNGQNKVGDLALTEFNDIHALRKEGNNLFINPDQKNIKVGESKTSVHQGFVEQSNVNAVGEMSNLINANRNFESIQRVIKTYDTMSAKAVNEISKF
- a CDS encoding exodeoxyribonuclease VII small subunit, which translates into the protein MTKKKSFEDSLKELENIVSKLESGELPLEKSLEEFEVGTRLYKECKDQLSIAEKKIALLTDSLKEEEL
- a CDS encoding patatin-like phospholipase family protein, translating into MKRIFLCSLLIVLTACSGIQQLPPKPVPGSQPAAHQNAPAQVDIGLTDEIGINGGSTPQLIPNEETVRLGDRGGDIFTPVEDSATIGQGVSKKLRIGLSLGPGLYRTINYVSLLKFLERQNLNPQVITGTGFGAIVAAMYASGMTPEVIEWNFYRYFKEKRKYRPYESEWLEEVDNLLLDKLKNKTIQDTPKKFYITLYNSKTKKTYYFDKGNIRELLLLNLKLSNSVDLRKPGIQYTTAFENEVFNAGLMKRLGVDFAIGADVLGSKFDFEDSNEFLIGVFGRAAGRITREKKGFDYFYSIPLQKMSLDSTENGAFYLLKTQEYVEAQSSRLKKLIQQKISSGKAAE
- a CDS encoding penicillin-binding protein 1A produces the protein MKSLIVRIIFALLGVGLLAGMTGALAFTYFNLDLPKIDKLQDYKPNLASQIISKDGVILAELGLEKREIVEMKDVPQRVIDAFLSAEDDKFFEHKGVDYWGLSRAMFANFKAGRVVQGGSTITQQVAKSLLLSSERSITRKLKDFILAQRIEEKLTKKEILYLYLNQVYLGGGYYGVKAAARGYYNKELKNMTVAESAMLAGLLVAPGKYSPFVNPHAARMRQGYVLGRMHTLKKITDAQYKEALKEQTVYHINEDILKAGYFTEWVRQKVVEAVGEKSFLVDGFKIKTTLDWDLQQVAEDQIQRGIKEIDKRQGYKGPFAHIGNEEFEKFEKQARKTLFKNKSTFFTINEKNEKIYEYHFDEKAYDQMRSEITDQETASGDENFVHGLAANDNIINTLKTNTQYEAVITKVDDGLRLIHVSLAGSPGIIPFDYFKWAHKRSINENTGYYQEVSKPSTILRVGDLVYVQMVKNSVQLAPYLNKDGTALLTKMKSAALVRNQKYILCQLDQVAEVQGAIFSMDAKTGDIVSYVGGSNYNTSKFNRVVQAKRQPGSSFKPILFAAALENGYTPSTIIMDTPEAMPGFDSASSWKPKNYDGGYKGPVTFRQSLEESRNIPTIKIADKVGVSNILKFANRIGFNAKLEANLSIALGTFGVSPRDMVTTYAIFANGGRFVTPRGIVSVVDRDGKKYAINEVEKDMKIPASVDEEKSADEIGVAQTGNPYTRNLSGRQVYDPRLAYVMSNLLRGVISSGTGGAARELGPNVAGKTGTTNDYIDAWFVGFTPNIVTAVWTGFDDNKTLGFGETGGRSPISVWKEYMRATIRKYGDDSFEVPAGITQAWIEKKTGRKVAPNSAGSILESYAEMPDIPVEEGGTAQKTRPLGDDEYFENQ